The following proteins come from a genomic window of Yinghuangia sp. ASG 101:
- a CDS encoding ubiquitin-like small modifier protein 1 yields MSVSVRIPTILRTYTGGEAEVTAEGATLGEVIESLEKSYPGIAARVLDDQGKLRRFVNVYVNDDDVRFADGLGTATPSGANVSVIPAVAGGC; encoded by the coding sequence ATGAGTGTTTCCGTCCGTATCCCGACGATCCTGCGTACGTACACCGGCGGCGAGGCCGAGGTGACGGCCGAGGGGGCGACGCTCGGCGAGGTCATCGAGTCGCTGGAGAAGTCGTACCCGGGCATCGCGGCGCGTGTGCTGGACGACCAGGGCAAGCTGCGGCGCTTCGTGAACGTGTACGTGAACGACGACGACGTGCGCTTCGCCGACGGCCTGGGGACGGCCACCCCCAGCGGCGCGAACGTCTCGGTGATCCCGGCGGTCGCGGGCGGTTGCTGA
- a CDS encoding DUF3263 domain-containing protein, with protein MGGADDHAAPIPGLDDAGAPEERPGTEAPEPPGPGDGLTERDLGILDFERQWWKHAGAKERAVRDRFGCSPTRYYQALNSLLDRPEALAHDPVLVQRLRRLREARQRARSTVRGPGG; from the coding sequence ATGGGCGGAGCGGACGACCACGCGGCCCCGATCCCCGGTCTCGACGACGCCGGGGCCCCCGAGGAGCGACCGGGCACCGAAGCTCCGGAGCCGCCGGGGCCCGGCGACGGGCTCACCGAGCGCGACCTCGGGATCCTCGACTTCGAACGCCAGTGGTGGAAGCACGCGGGCGCCAAGGAACGAGCCGTACGCGACCGCTTCGGCTGCTCGCCGACGCGGTACTACCAGGCGCTCAACTCCCTCCTCGACCGCCCGGAGGCACTGGCCCACGACCCGGTGCTCGTCCAGCGCCTGCGACGGCTGCGCGAGGCGCGGCAGCGGGCCCGTTCGACGGTGCGGGGCCCGGGCGGGTGA
- a CDS encoding LytR C-terminal domain-containing protein, which produces MPYRHRPRRRRFLADLVEPGATFDGFDAVGRTHGVWRRPDQPDRPGATDAAPRPGAWARRGPVIGSVAAVAVVAAIVGTLAAGSGQRDNTVGTGEPREVAADAAPGPVSAPVSAPRPAPPTPAPRPPAVPRGDVSVLDQGRTPVAARALTDRLTGGGWRVTGTAVWRGRVPATTVYHPPGREAEARALAAAFPEIRRVKPSFAGITQSRLVVIVVDGPLAPLLPR; this is translated from the coding sequence ATGCCGTACCGCCACCGCCCGCGTCGCCGCCGCTTTCTCGCCGATCTCGTCGAACCGGGCGCCACGTTCGACGGTTTCGACGCCGTCGGCCGGACGCACGGGGTGTGGCGGCGGCCCGACCAACCCGACCGACCCGGCGCCACCGACGCCGCGCCGCGCCCGGGGGCGTGGGCGCGGCGCGGGCCGGTGATCGGGTCCGTCGCGGCGGTGGCCGTGGTGGCCGCGATCGTCGGGACGCTGGCCGCCGGGTCCGGGCAGCGCGACAACACCGTCGGGACGGGGGAGCCCCGCGAGGTCGCGGCCGACGCCGCGCCCGGGCCCGTGTCGGCCCCCGTGTCGGCTCCGCGACCGGCGCCGCCGACGCCCGCCCCTCGCCCGCCGGCCGTGCCGCGCGGCGATGTCTCGGTTCTCGACCAGGGCCGCACACCTGTCGCGGCCCGCGCGTTGACGGACCGCCTCACCGGCGGTGGCTGGCGTGTCACCGGAACCGCGGTGTGGCGCGGCCGAGTGCCCGCGACCACCGTCTACCACCCGCCCGGCCGCGAGGCCGAGGCCCGCGCGCTCGCCGCGGCGTTTCCCGAAATCCGGCGCGTGAAGCCGTCGTTCGCCGGAATCACGCAGTCGCGGCTCGTGGTGATCGTCGTGGACGGACCGCTCGCACCGCTGCTGCCGCGCTAG
- a CDS encoding alpha,alpha-trehalose-phosphate synthase (UDP-forming) gives MSPNASAARVLVASNRGPVSFRTEDDGTLSVHRGGGGLVSGLSAAGQGTGAVWVCAGLSEADRTAARDAPSGRIDLAGHDTGDLAVRMLDIDPGTFARAYNAIANSTLWFIHHLLYDTATKPVFDGRFRKEWASYATYNAAFAQALAEEAAEGAQVVVQDYHLTLTPVLLRRLRPDLRIGHFSHTPWAPPDYFRLLPDDIARAVLEGILGADRAGFLTRRWAGAFLDCCEQILGADVDRAAMTVTHNGHTTAIGVHGLGADADFLRERASRPDVEARLAGLREAVGDRKVIVRVDRTELSKNIVRGLLAYRDLLRERPEWHDRVVHIAFAYPSRHDLPEYREYTAAVQRVAQEITDEFGTDTWQPLILHVNDDFPRSLAAYRLADVALVNPIRDGMNLVAKEIPVVSEHGCALVLSREAGAHEELGADAISVNPFDVSATTEALHEALSMNTTERTERTKRLANAATALSPQQWFLDQLDGLR, from the coding sequence ATGAGCCCCAACGCATCAGCCGCCCGGGTCCTCGTCGCGTCGAACCGCGGTCCGGTCTCCTTCCGGACCGAAGACGACGGAACACTCTCCGTACACCGCGGCGGCGGCGGCCTCGTCTCCGGGCTGTCCGCGGCGGGCCAGGGCACCGGCGCCGTCTGGGTGTGCGCGGGGCTCTCCGAAGCCGACCGCACCGCCGCCCGCGACGCCCCCTCCGGGCGCATCGACCTCGCCGGGCACGACACCGGCGACCTCGCGGTACGCATGCTCGACATCGACCCCGGCACGTTCGCCCGGGCCTACAACGCCATAGCGAACTCCACGCTGTGGTTCATCCACCACCTGCTCTACGACACCGCCACCAAGCCGGTGTTCGACGGCCGCTTCCGCAAGGAATGGGCGTCCTACGCGACCTACAACGCGGCCTTCGCCCAGGCCCTCGCCGAGGAAGCCGCCGAAGGCGCGCAGGTCGTCGTGCAGGACTACCACCTCACGCTGACCCCCGTACTGCTCCGGCGGCTGCGGCCCGACCTGCGCATCGGCCACTTCTCGCACACCCCGTGGGCGCCGCCGGACTACTTCCGGCTGCTGCCGGACGACATCGCGCGGGCCGTCCTCGAAGGCATCCTGGGCGCCGACCGCGCGGGGTTCCTGACCCGGCGCTGGGCCGGCGCCTTCCTCGACTGCTGCGAGCAGATCCTCGGCGCCGACGTCGACCGCGCCGCGATGACCGTGACCCACAACGGTCACACGACCGCGATCGGCGTCCACGGACTGGGCGCGGACGCGGACTTCCTGCGCGAACGCGCGTCCCGCCCCGATGTCGAGGCGCGGCTCGCCGGCCTGCGGGAAGCCGTCGGCGACCGCAAGGTGATCGTCCGCGTGGACCGCACCGAACTGTCGAAGAACATCGTCCGAGGCCTGCTCGCCTACCGCGACCTGCTCCGCGAACGGCCGGAATGGCACGACAGGGTCGTGCACATCGCGTTCGCCTACCCGTCGCGGCACGACCTGCCCGAATACCGCGAATACACCGCGGCCGTGCAGCGCGTCGCCCAGGAGATCACCGACGAATTCGGCACCGACACCTGGCAGCCGCTGATCCTGCACGTCAACGACGACTTCCCGCGGTCCCTAGCGGCCTACCGGCTCGCCGACGTGGCCTTGGTCAACCCGATCCGGGACGGCATGAACCTGGTCGCCAAGGAGATCCCCGTCGTCTCCGAACACGGCTGCGCGCTCGTCCTGTCCCGCGAGGCGGGCGCCCACGAGGAATTGGGCGCGGACGCGATCAGCGTCAACCCCTTCGACGTGAGCGCCACCACCGAGGCACTGCACGAGGCCCTGTCGATGAACACCACCGAACGCACCGAACGCACCAAGCGCCTCGCGAACGCGGCAACGGCACTGAGCCCGCAGCAGTGGTTCCTCGACCAACTCGACGGGCTGCGCTGA
- a CDS encoding DUF6879 family protein, with product MSPNAPLDDMPFAERLSGLMATARSFAVHWETRDSYAVDGEDEDFEAWRVGRVSDEEEAAWWAPFLDDVVAATGRGVVFRRLRVVSEPVSAYIRYEHVGTGQNVKAGEQVRWLPRAGAHDLWLPALDGWVFDGEVLLLHHFAGDNRMTGHELMRDAVRADAYMRVFERLWEQATPHEKYRIG from the coding sequence ATGTCGCCGAACGCGCCGCTGGATGACATGCCTTTCGCGGAACGGCTCAGTGGTTTGATGGCGACGGCCCGGTCCTTCGCGGTGCATTGGGAGACCCGGGACAGTTACGCCGTCGACGGCGAGGATGAGGACTTCGAGGCGTGGCGGGTCGGCCGGGTCTCCGATGAGGAAGAAGCGGCTTGGTGGGCGCCGTTCCTGGACGATGTTGTCGCCGCGACCGGTCGCGGCGTCGTGTTCCGCCGGTTGCGTGTGGTCTCTGAGCCGGTCTCCGCGTACATCAGGTACGAGCACGTCGGCACTGGTCAGAACGTCAAGGCCGGTGAGCAGGTCCGGTGGCTGCCCCGTGCGGGGGCACATGACCTGTGGCTGCCCGCGTTGGACGGCTGGGTCTTCGACGGCGAGGTTTTGCTGTTGCACCACTTCGCTGGGGACAACCGTATGACGGGCCACGAGCTCATGCGCGATGCCGTACGCGCCGATGCGTACATGCGCGTTTTCGAACGGCTGTGGGAGCAAGCGACGCCGCACGAGAAGTACCGGATCGGCTAA
- a CDS encoding cold-shock protein, with amino-acid sequence MAQGTVKWFNAEKGYGFIAVDGGADVFVHYSAIQMDGYRTLEEGQRVEFEISQGQKGPQADMVRVTG; translated from the coding sequence ATGGCTCAGGGCACCGTCAAGTGGTTCAACGCGGAGAAGGGGTACGGCTTCATCGCGGTCGACGGTGGTGCGGACGTCTTCGTCCACTACAGCGCGATCCAGATGGACGGGTACCGGACGCTTGAGGAAGGACAGCGGGTCGAGTTCGAGATCTCGCAGGGGCAGAAGGGTCCGCAGGCGGACATGGTCCGGGTGACCGGCTGA
- a CDS encoding HAD family hydrolase, with product MLGLPDSIHAFLFDLDGVLTQTAKVHAAAWKDMFDAFLREEARRDGTSSERFAPFDAGADYDRYVDGRPRLDGTRAFLASRGITLPEGERDDPPGTRSVAGLGNLKNETVQRMIKEQGVDPYAGSLDYVRRLAARDVPRAVVSSSANCREVLHAAGYDGLFEVVVDGIVAIEEHLPGKPAPDTFVAAARKLGYAPEHAVVFEDALAGVAAGHAGGFGRVVGVDRVGQAEALREHGADVVVADLADLLTEE from the coding sequence ATGTTGGGACTGCCGGACTCCATCCACGCCTTCCTGTTCGATCTCGACGGCGTGTTGACCCAGACCGCGAAAGTGCACGCCGCCGCGTGGAAGGACATGTTCGACGCCTTCCTGCGCGAAGAGGCGCGGCGCGACGGCACGTCTTCCGAGCGGTTCGCGCCGTTCGACGCCGGGGCCGATTACGACCGGTACGTCGACGGCCGGCCGCGTCTCGACGGCACCCGCGCGTTCCTCGCGTCGCGCGGCATCACGCTGCCCGAGGGCGAGCGCGACGATCCGCCGGGTACCCGGAGCGTGGCCGGGCTCGGCAATCTCAAGAACGAGACCGTGCAGCGGATGATCAAGGAGCAGGGTGTCGATCCGTATGCGGGATCGCTTGACTATGTGCGCCGGCTCGCCGCGCGGGACGTGCCGCGCGCGGTCGTCTCGTCGAGCGCGAACTGCCGCGAGGTGCTGCACGCGGCGGGGTACGACGGGCTGTTCGAGGTGGTCGTCGACGGCATCGTCGCGATCGAGGAGCATCTTCCGGGCAAGCCGGCCCCCGACACGTTCGTGGCCGCCGCGCGCAAACTGGGGTACGCGCCGGAGCACGCGGTCGTGTTCGAGGACGCGCTCGCGGGCGTGGCCGCCGGGCACGCGGGCGGTTTCGGGCGCGTTGTCGGGGTGGACCGGGTCGGGCAGGCGGAGGCCCTGCGGGAGCACGGCGCCGATGTCGTCGTCGCCGATCTGGCGGACCTCCTGACCGAAGAGTGA
- a CDS encoding DUF4031 domain-containing protein, giving the protein MTILIDLPTWPGRGRLWSHLVSDTSYDELHAFARRLGVPERAFDRDHYDVPSDVYDRALALGAEPVGGKELVARLTTAGLRRRRPPRTASRH; this is encoded by the coding sequence GTGACGATTCTCATCGATCTCCCCACCTGGCCGGGCCGCGGTCGCCTGTGGTCGCACCTGGTGAGCGACACGTCCTATGACGAACTCCACGCGTTCGCCCGCCGCCTCGGCGTCCCGGAACGCGCGTTCGACCGCGACCACTACGACGTGCCCTCCGACGTCTACGACCGCGCGCTCGCCCTCGGCGCCGAACCGGTCGGCGGCAAGGAACTGGTCGCCCGCCTCACCACCGCGGGCCTGCGCCGCCGCAGGCCCCCGCGGACAGCCTCGCGACACTGA
- a CDS encoding ARPP-1 family domain-containing protein, translating into MSKSLRAFRRTAAESATVDDLLAGVCPGRVQSVGRMQVLPLLAGDAPTADLGDPAGLGISTDNYGTLHFRNETAGPVLVPSHLAVIVSQAAQDHAMPRAALVTAGGARSYAAAMCVQQTQGGLIRHGRHRLAVLPPSLREAASDLPAEPGYNRLWPAVSRFKDSAQVPGAADLVQFLKRFATELDQFVAEFECVDDQIGAVVLMDNRVVGVERAPSHTYWRALWEPLIRFCYGAEAVRREAAGIPADPGARVPLTPPRGGDGTDTLALLAAAVRDANAREQATAERTAAATAAAPVVVGVDEEAAGIAVGTVVGDALIGAYALAGETPVYASLTARGLL; encoded by the coding sequence ATGAGCAAGTCCCTTCGCGCGTTCCGCCGTACGGCCGCCGAGTCGGCCACCGTCGACGACCTGCTCGCGGGCGTGTGCCCCGGGCGCGTGCAGAGCGTGGGCCGCATGCAGGTGCTCCCGCTGCTCGCCGGGGACGCGCCGACCGCCGATCTCGGCGACCCGGCCGGCCTCGGCATCTCCACCGACAACTACGGCACGCTGCACTTCCGCAACGAGACCGCGGGCCCGGTGCTGGTGCCGAGCCACCTCGCGGTGATCGTGTCGCAGGCCGCGCAGGACCACGCGATGCCCCGCGCGGCGCTGGTCACGGCGGGCGGGGCCCGCTCGTACGCGGCGGCGATGTGCGTCCAGCAGACGCAGGGCGGGCTGATCCGGCACGGCCGGCACCGGCTGGCCGTGCTGCCCCCGTCGCTGCGCGAGGCCGCGTCCGACCTGCCCGCCGAGCCCGGGTACAACCGGTTGTGGCCGGCCGTGTCGCGGTTCAAGGACTCGGCGCAGGTGCCCGGCGCCGCGGACCTCGTGCAGTTCCTGAAGCGGTTTGCTACCGAACTCGACCAGTTCGTGGCCGAGTTCGAATGTGTCGACGACCAGATCGGTGCGGTCGTCCTCATGGACAACCGCGTCGTGGGCGTCGAACGCGCACCGTCGCACACCTACTGGCGGGCGCTGTGGGAGCCGCTGATCAGGTTCTGCTACGGCGCCGAGGCCGTGCGCCGCGAGGCGGCCGGCATCCCGGCCGACCCGGGTGCGCGCGTCCCCCTCACGCCCCCGCGCGGCGGCGACGGCACGGACACGCTCGCCCTGCTCGCCGCGGCCGTGCGCGACGCGAACGCCCGCGAACAGGCCACCGCGGAGCGAACGGCCGCGGCCACGGCTGCCGCGCCCGTCGTCGTCGGCGTCGACGAGGAGGCCGCGGGCATCGCCGTCGGCACCGTGGTCGGCGACGCCCTGATCGGCGCGTACGCCCTGGCGGGCGAGACGCCGGTCTACGCGTCACTCACCGCGCGCGGCCTGCTCTGA
- the otsB gene encoding trehalose-phosphatase: MEMPQPTTPPGIAGLAALLENPGRGVVALDFDGTLAPIVDDPEQARAEPAAVVALSRLAPRLGAVVIVTGRPAAVAVEYGGFGGAPGLERLVVLGQYGLERWDAATGRVSAPEVPEGVGAARRALPEVLAGLGLREAVWIEDKGRAIGVHTRRAPDPQGAFDALREPLAVLAAAHGLVVEPGRYVLELRPPGMDKGQALTAFVGELDARAVLFAGDDLGDLAAFDAVERLRGEGIAGLKVCSGSQEVGELTARADLVVPGPPGVAALLTSLANALTG; encoded by the coding sequence ATGGAGATGCCGCAGCCGACCACGCCGCCGGGGATCGCCGGGCTTGCGGCGCTTCTGGAGAATCCCGGCCGGGGCGTGGTGGCCCTCGATTTCGACGGGACGCTCGCGCCCATCGTCGACGACCCGGAGCAGGCCCGAGCCGAACCGGCCGCGGTGGTCGCCTTGTCGCGACTGGCACCGCGCCTCGGAGCCGTCGTGATCGTGACCGGGCGTCCCGCCGCGGTCGCGGTCGAGTACGGCGGGTTCGGCGGCGCGCCGGGGCTCGAACGGCTCGTGGTGCTCGGGCAGTACGGCCTGGAGCGCTGGGACGCGGCGACCGGGCGCGTGAGCGCGCCCGAGGTGCCCGAGGGCGTCGGCGCCGCGCGCCGCGCACTGCCCGAGGTGCTGGCCGGGCTGGGGTTGCGCGAGGCGGTGTGGATCGAGGACAAGGGCCGCGCGATCGGCGTGCACACCAGGCGCGCGCCGGATCCGCAGGGTGCCTTCGACGCCCTGCGCGAACCCTTGGCGGTGCTCGCCGCCGCGCACGGTCTGGTCGTCGAACCGGGGCGCTACGTCTTGGAGTTGCGCCCTCCGGGTATGGACAAGGGCCAAGCCTTGACCGCGTTCGTCGGCGAACTCGACGCCCGGGCGGTCCTGTTCGCCGGCGACGACCTCGGCGACCTCGCGGCTTTCGACGCCGTCGAACGCCTTCGCGGCGAAGGGATCGCGGGGCTGAAGGTATGCAGCGGATCCCAGGAGGTCGGCGAACTCACCGCCCGAGCCGACCTCGTGGTCCCGGGCCCCCCTGGAGTGGCCGCGCTGTTGACCTCATTGGCGAACGCACTGACCGGCTGA
- the thrC gene encoding threonine synthase — MAVIAQTLTLAPGAFGPAVALSCRECGERYELGPTFACEACFGPLEVAYDFSGGVTREQIAAGPNNIWRYAPLLPVPADVAAKPNLNPGFTKLVEARNLGRELGIRELYVKDDSGNPTHSFKDRVVAIAVEAARNFGFTTLSCSSTGNLAGAVAAASARAGLRSCVFIPADLEAGKVLTAAAYGGNLVAIEGTYDDVNRFCSELIGDAAGEGWGFVNVNLRPYYGEGSKTLAYEIAEQLGWRLPEQIVVPIASGSQLTKIDKGFRELVRLGLVEDTPFKVFGAQAEGCSPVSTAWKAGHDVIRPVKPDTIAKSLAIGNPADGPYVLDVCKRTGGAVEDVDDGRVVEAIKLLARTEGIFGETAGGVTVGCLRKLVETGQLDPEATTVVLNTGDGLKTLDAIAPTTGVSATIRPSLDAFRAAGLV, encoded by the coding sequence ATGGCTGTGATCGCACAAACTCTGACCCTCGCCCCCGGCGCTTTCGGGCCCGCTGTGGCGCTGTCGTGCCGCGAATGCGGCGAGCGGTACGAGTTGGGTCCGACGTTCGCGTGTGAGGCCTGTTTCGGGCCGCTGGAGGTCGCGTACGACTTCTCCGGCGGCGTCACCCGCGAGCAGATCGCGGCGGGTCCGAACAACATCTGGCGGTACGCGCCGCTGCTGCCGGTGCCGGCCGACGTGGCCGCGAAGCCGAACCTGAACCCGGGGTTCACGAAGCTGGTGGAGGCCCGCAACCTGGGCCGCGAGCTGGGCATCCGGGAGCTGTACGTCAAGGACGACTCCGGCAACCCGACGCACTCGTTCAAGGACCGCGTCGTGGCGATCGCCGTCGAGGCGGCGCGCAATTTCGGCTTCACGACGCTGTCGTGTTCGTCGACGGGCAACCTGGCCGGCGCGGTGGCCGCGGCGTCGGCGCGGGCGGGCCTGCGGTCGTGTGTGTTCATCCCGGCCGACCTGGAGGCCGGAAAGGTCCTGACGGCCGCGGCGTACGGCGGCAACCTGGTCGCGATCGAGGGCACGTACGACGACGTCAACCGGTTCTGCTCGGAGCTGATCGGCGATGCCGCGGGCGAGGGCTGGGGCTTCGTCAACGTGAACCTGCGGCCGTACTACGGCGAGGGTTCCAAGACGCTGGCGTACGAGATCGCGGAGCAGCTGGGGTGGCGGCTGCCGGAGCAGATCGTGGTGCCGATCGCGTCGGGCTCGCAGCTGACCAAGATCGACAAGGGCTTCCGGGAGCTGGTGAGGCTCGGGCTGGTGGAGGACACGCCGTTCAAGGTCTTCGGCGCGCAGGCCGAGGGCTGCTCGCCGGTGTCGACGGCGTGGAAGGCGGGGCACGACGTGATCCGCCCGGTCAAGCCGGACACGATCGCCAAGTCGCTGGCGATCGGCAACCCCGCCGACGGGCCGTATGTGCTGGACGTGTGCAAGCGCACGGGGGGCGCGGTCGAGGACGTCGACGACGGGCGCGTGGTGGAGGCGATCAAGCTGCTCGCGCGCACGGAGGGCATCTTCGGCGAGACCGCGGGCGGTGTGACGGTCGGGTGCCTGAGGAAGCTGGTCGAGACCGGGCAGCTGGACCCGGAGGCCACCACGGTCGTCCTGAACACCGGCGACGGCCTGAAGACGCTGGACGCGATCGCGCCGACGACGGGCGTGAGCGCCACCATCCGTCCGAGTCTCGACGCTTTCCGCGCGGCCGGCCTGGTCTGA
- a CDS encoding glucosyl-3-phosphoglycerate synthase, producing MLPEVSRWLERRSSIAADWPAQKLWEAKRAARAARVSVVLPALDEEATVGAIVGTIRTQLMERHPLVDELVVVDSGSTDRTAEVAARAGARVVHRDDILPRLPALRGKGEVLWRSLLVTTGDIVCFIDADLRDFSADFVSGILGPLLTDPSVHLVKAMYDRPLEIGDTVVPAGGGRVTELVARPLLNMYWPELAGFVQPLGGEYAVRRGLLERLPFPCGYGVETAMLIDALHLVGLDAMAQVDVGVRRHSHQDDAGLGRMAGEIWQAVLERLHRDGRVPKSAGGLNTVFAQFERDETGFRVRSHDVAAHERPPMAGIPEYRTRDALAG from the coding sequence GTGCTGCCCGAGGTGAGCCGCTGGCTGGAACGCCGGTCCTCGATCGCCGCCGACTGGCCGGCGCAGAAGCTGTGGGAGGCCAAACGCGCCGCCCGCGCGGCCCGCGTCAGCGTGGTCCTCCCCGCCCTCGACGAAGAGGCCACCGTCGGCGCCATCGTGGGCACCATCCGCACCCAGCTCATGGAACGCCACCCGCTCGTCGACGAACTCGTCGTCGTCGACTCCGGCTCGACCGACCGCACCGCCGAGGTCGCCGCCCGCGCCGGCGCGCGCGTCGTGCACCGCGACGACATCCTGCCGCGCCTGCCCGCCCTGCGCGGCAAAGGCGAGGTGCTGTGGCGGTCACTCCTCGTCACGACCGGCGACATCGTCTGCTTCATCGACGCCGACCTGCGCGACTTCTCCGCCGACTTCGTCTCCGGCATCCTCGGCCCGCTGCTGACCGACCCGTCCGTGCACCTCGTCAAGGCGATGTACGACCGGCCCCTGGAGATCGGCGACACCGTCGTCCCCGCCGGCGGCGGACGGGTGACCGAACTGGTCGCGCGCCCCCTGCTCAACATGTACTGGCCCGAACTCGCCGGCTTCGTGCAGCCCCTCGGCGGCGAATACGCCGTCCGCCGCGGCCTGCTGGAACGCCTGCCGTTCCCGTGCGGCTACGGCGTCGAGACCGCGATGCTCATCGACGCGCTGCACCTGGTCGGCCTCGACGCCATGGCCCAGGTCGACGTCGGCGTACGCCGCCACAGCCACCAGGACGACGCGGGACTCGGCCGCATGGCCGGCGAGATATGGCAGGCCGTCCTGGAACGCCTGCACCGCGACGGCCGCGTCCCCAAGAGCGCCGGCGGGCTCAACACCGTCTTCGCGCAGTTCGAGCGCGACGAGACGGGCTTCCGCGTGCGCAGCCACGACGTCGCCGCACACGAGCGGCCCCCGATGGCCGGCATCCCCGAATACCGCACCCGCGACGCCCTCGCCGGCTGA
- the groL gene encoding chaperonin GroEL (60 kDa chaperone family; promotes refolding of misfolded polypeptides especially under stressful conditions; forms two stacked rings of heptamers to form a barrel-shaped 14mer; ends can be capped by GroES; misfolded proteins enter the barrel where they are refolded when GroES binds) — translation MAKIIAFDEEARRGLERGMNQLADAVKVTLGPKGRNVVLEKKWGAPTITNDGVSIAKEIELEDPYEKIGAELVKEVAKKTDDVAGDGTTTATVLAQALVREGLRNVAAGANPMALKRGIEKAVEAVSEQLLNLAKDVETKEQIASTASISAADPQIGEMIAEAMDKVGKEGVITVEESNTFGLELELTEGMRFDKGYISPYFSTDPERMEAVLDDPYILIVNSKIASVKDLLPLLEKVMQGGKPLAIIAEDVEGEALATLVVNKIRGTFKSVAVKAPGFGDRRKAMLGDIAILTGGQVISEEVGLKLDNAGLELLGRARKVVVTKDETTIVDGAGDSDQVAGRVNQIRAEIEQSDSDYDREKLQERLAKLAGGVAVIKAGAATEVELKERKHRIEDAVRNAKAAVEEGIVAGGGVALLQASQAAFEKFELDGDEATGAAIVKLAVEAPLKQIAVNAGLEGGVVVEKVRNLTPGHGLNAATGDYVDLVGEGIIDPAKVTRSALQNAASIAALFLTTEAVIADKPEKNPAPAGGAPDMGGMDF, via the coding sequence ATGGCCAAGATCATCGCGTTCGACGAGGAAGCGCGTCGCGGCCTCGAGCGCGGGATGAACCAGCTCGCCGACGCCGTCAAGGTCACGCTGGGCCCCAAGGGCCGCAACGTCGTGCTCGAGAAGAAGTGGGGTGCGCCCACCATCACCAACGATGGTGTGAGCATCGCCAAGGAGATCGAGCTCGAGGACCCGTACGAGAAGATCGGCGCGGAGCTGGTCAAGGAGGTCGCCAAGAAGACGGACGACGTTGCCGGTGACGGCACGACGACCGCGACCGTCCTCGCCCAGGCGCTCGTCCGCGAAGGCCTGCGCAACGTCGCCGCCGGCGCCAACCCGATGGCCCTCAAGCGCGGCATCGAGAAGGCCGTCGAGGCCGTCTCCGAGCAGCTGCTGAACCTGGCGAAGGACGTCGAGACCAAGGAGCAGATCGCTTCCACGGCCTCCATCTCCGCCGCCGACCCGCAGATCGGCGAGATGATCGCCGAGGCGATGGACAAGGTCGGCAAGGAAGGCGTCATCACCGTCGAGGAGAGCAACACCTTCGGTCTGGAGCTGGAGCTCACCGAGGGCATGCGCTTCGACAAGGGCTACATCTCGCCCTACTTCTCGACCGACCCGGAGCGTATGGAGGCCGTCCTCGACGACCCGTACATCCTGATCGTCAACAGCAAGATCGCCTCGGTGAAGGACCTGCTCCCGCTGCTGGAGAAGGTCATGCAGGGCGGCAAGCCGCTCGCGATCATCGCCGAGGACGTCGAGGGCGAGGCCCTGGCCACGCTCGTCGTCAACAAGATCCGCGGCACCTTCAAGTCCGTCGCGGTCAAGGCCCCCGGCTTCGGCGACCGCCGCAAGGCCATGCTGGGCGACATCGCCATCCTCACCGGTGGCCAGGTCATCAGCGAAGAGGTCGGACTCAAGCTCGACAACGCCGGCCTCGAACTGCTGGGCCGCGCGCGCAAGGTCGTCGTCACCAAGGACGAGACCACCATCGTCGACGGTGCCGGCGACTCGGACCAGGTCGCGGGCCGCGTGAACCAGATCCGCGCCGAGATCGAGCAGTCCGACTCGGACTACGACCGCGAGAAGCTCCAGGAGCGCCTCGCCAAGCTCGCCGGCGGCGTCGCCGTCATCAAGGCGGGCGCGGCCACCGAGGTCGAGCTGAAGGAGCGCAAGCACCGCATCGAGGACGCGGTGCGCAACGCCAAGGCCGCCGTCGAGGAGGGCATCGTCGCCGGCGGTGGCGTGGCCCTGCTCCAGGCGTCGCAGGCCGCGTTCGAGAAGTTCGAGCTGGACGGCGACGAGGCCACCGGTGCCGCGATCGTCAAGCTGGCCGTCGAGGCCCCGCTGAAGCAGATCGCGGTCAACGCCGGCCTCGAAGGCGGCGTCGTGGTCGAGAAGGTGCGCAACCTCACCCCGGGCCACGGCCTCAACGCCGCGACCGGCGACTACGTCGACCTGGTCGGCGAGGGCATCATCGACCCGGCCAAGGTCACGCGCTCCGCGCTCCAGAACGCGGCCTCCATCGCCGCGCTCTTCCTCACCACCGAGGCCGTCATCGCCGACAAGCCGGAGAAGAACCCGGCCCCGGCCGGCGGCGCCCCGGACATGGGCGGCATGGACTTCTGA